TTTCACTCATGACGCGGAGATGTCACTGAAGGCCGCGGTCGCGCTGGCGAACTCCGCCCTCGAGCCGGACACCCTGACCACGGGCGAGGACCTCGAGCTCTTCCTCGACGAGTACGACAACACCGGAGCCCGGCGGGGCGACTCGGGAGAGCTGGAGGCCGTCCGCGAGCTGCGGCCCCGCCTGCGCACGCTGCTGACCAGCGACCGCGACACCGCCGCCACGCTCGTCAACGAGCTCCTCGCCGAGACGCACGCCCTCCCCCAGCTCGCGCGTCACTCGGGTTACGACTGGCACATCCACGCCGTCGCCATGGACGCCCCCGTCGCCACCCGGATCGCGGTCGAGACCGCGATGGCGATGGTCGACGTGATCCGGGCCGACGAGATGTCGCGCCTCGACGTCTGCGCCGACCCCGACTGCGACGGGGTCGTGCTCGACCTCTCCCGCAACCGCTCCCGCCGCTTCTGCAGTACGACGTGCGGCAACCGGGCCGCGGTCGCGGCCTACCGCGCCCGCCAGCGCTGACCCCCCACCTCGCCCTCGGGGCGTGAGGGTCGACCCGCCAGTGCTGCTCAGCTCTCCGCCGGCTCCGCAGCCCGGAACACCCAGCGCAA
This genomic window from Nocardioides cynanchi contains:
- a CDS encoding CGNR zinc finger domain-containing protein gives rise to the protein MLFTHDAEMSLKAAVALANSALEPDTLTTGEDLELFLDEYDNTGARRGDSGELEAVRELRPRLRTLLTSDRDTAATLVNELLAETHALPQLARHSGYDWHIHAVAMDAPVATRIAVETAMAMVDVIRADEMSRLDVCADPDCDGVVLDLSRNRSRRFCSTTCGNRAAVAAYRARQR